A segment of the Arachis hypogaea cultivar Tifrunner chromosome 5, arahy.Tifrunner.gnm2.J5K5, whole genome shotgun sequence genome:
aatataaaaaaaattgaaagacaaacaaaattttataaatgcAGGCGTAGATAGATAAATattatttagaattaaataaatttcagtatttatttattaattattactactgTAGACTATAGGTGAGTAGCAGAGATTGATCAGTGTAGTAGGCTTAGGGTTTTCACTTTCAACGATTTTAACCTTCAACCCTTTGTGAAAGTAATCACCATGAAAAAGTAGTGCTCACGGACTTCTTTCTCCAAGAGTGGAGCCTCATACTCTCCAGAAGTGGAGCTACACTGCTTCGATAAGTGAAGCTGTTAAAACCACAATCATTCTAATTCATCTCAAATACAAGATCAAGAACAGGCAAGAAACACAACTCAACAAGGCAGATCATGGAAGGGATAGAAAACACAATCATGGAAGGAGATGTTCTAGATTTGGAAGCATCTCATGTTCAACACGGAGATATAGCTCAGAAGCTAGTTGGCAGGGTGTTGACGGACAAGATATTAAACACGGTCACAGTGCGCAAAACGATCTGCAATATGTGGGGAGATCCACAGGGCTTGGTGATCACCAATGCAGGACAGAATTGTTTCATCTTGAACTTCAAAAGTCAGGAGGAAGCTAAGAGAGCATATGAAGGTGGACCATGGAGGATTGAAGGGCACATGCTGAGTCTGCAATGGTGGAGATCAAACCTGTCAATCAATGAGGTAAATTACAATCAACTTCCGATCTGGGTTCAGATACATGGTTTACCTTATGATAAAATCAATATTAAAAATGCGGAGAAAATAGGAGCCATAATAGGAAGAGTGATAAGTGCTGAAGATCCTTTTGTTGAAGGAAACATGTTAAGATCCTTTCTGAGGGTCAGAGTGGAGATAAATGTTCAAGAACCACTGAAAACTGGGTTTTGGTTTAAAAGGGATGATAGAAGCCATTCTTGGGCtgaatttaaatatgaaaagctGTATGATTACTGTtataagtgtgggagaattgggCATGACAAAAGAGGGTGTGAAGAAGAGCTAGTGAGGTCACCAGTGAATCCAGAAATTCCCAGATATGGGCCCGAACTTACAACGGCAGGGCTGAGGTCGATAGAAAATGAGGCAAGAAAGGCAGGCATCAGGAGGAGGAAGGAGGAACAAAACAATTGGGTGGAGGAGCTGTGGGAGGCGCGTGAAAGAAGCCTGCAAGGAAGGGAGAGGCTGATAAGACAGACGCAGAGAGATAGAGGGGAGTCAGGGATAGGGGGAGCAAGAAGTTCTCAAGCAAGTGCATCTGCCAGATCTTGGGACAGAATAGCAAATCCAAAAGAACAAGTGGGAGAGGGACAAGTGGCAGCAAAAGAAATGCAAGATCAACATGAGGGACCTGATGAAGAGAGAAGAAGCGGTGGGAAGCACAATAATATAATCACATTAAAGGATGACAGGACAGCAAATCATAGAAAAGGGAGAAAGGAAGGGGCCTGCCCACAAAAGCAGCAAGCCAGTGAGTCAGTAACAATGGAAAGCGTGAAGAAGgccaaggaaaaagaaaaaaaaacagacGAGAATGACGAGGAAAGCAGCAGGATGCCTACAAAGCAGAAAGAAAAAAGTGGGCCAAGCAGGAGGAAAATACATAGTGAAAGAAGAGGAACATGGGCTTTCATCAATCAAAGGCCCAATAACAACAAACAACAAATTATAAGTGGGCCAGGGGAAGAAGGGAGGAATCTTACCATCAGAGAAATACTGGAGCAATTTAACAAAAACATGGCTGGAGAGAAAGGTAATAAAAACAAcggagaaaatgaagaagaggtgGCCCAGAAAAGGAACAACATGGACGAGGATAGAACAGAACAGAAAGGGAAGCAAATAATCACAGAGAGCGAAGGAGGATTCTATTATGTAGAACTagcagaggaggaagaagaaatagaacaGACTAACAGCAAAGCTATAGTTGTGGCAAGGGAATACGAGACAGAGCTTATTCAAAGGATGAACGAAAAGCTGAAGCtaaagagaagaagggaagaggaTCAACAGGAGCAGATTGCCAAATCCcggaaagaagaagaggaagacatgCAGATGTGGAGGGCCAACAAGAAGAACAGAGGAAACAGAAAGCTAACAGAAGGAGGAACTCATGAGGAAGGATCACTGATCAGAGAGGAATTTGATGACTTCATGGCTGAGGAGGCGGGCCTACACATGCCCCTAACTCAACCATGAGTATCATAAGCTGGAACTGCCGCGGGGTAGCGGCTCCCGCGACAGTTTCTGAACTGCACAGTATGTGCAAACAATTGAAGCCTGCAATAGTATTTCTTATGGAGACTAGAGCTAGAGAGAGTACCATTAAGAAGTTGAAAAAAAGGTTACATTTTGAAAATGTATTTTACATAGAACCCCGGGGTTTGTCCGGAGGGCTATGCCTTTTGTGGAATGAAATATATAATGTTGATATTTACTTTTGGTGTGAAAATCATATAAAAACCCGCATTGATGATAGAAAAGGAAAAATATGGGAGTGCAACTTCATATATGGAAATCCATGTtttggaagaagaaaagaacaatGGAGAGCTATCACAAGGAACAATAGCAACAGGGGGGAGCCACAAGTATTCATAGGGGATTTCAATGACATTTTAAGCCAAGAAGAGAAAATTGGCCTACACCCAAAGCCACAAAGTCAGGTGAGAGAATTTAGGCAGTTCGTAGACATGAATTATCTCATGGACTTAGATATAAAAGGAGGAAGATTCACATGGTTTGGAAATCCAAGGAATGGAGTCATCACAAGGGAAAAGATAGATAGGGCATTGGTCAATTGGGAATGGAGGGCACTGTATCCGCAGGCATCACTCAAAGCTCTACCGGCTATTAGTTCAGATCATCGCCCATTGATTCTGAACATGAATCAGATTCAAAGGAAAGAGAAGAACTTCAAATTCGAGGCATTTTGGACTGATCATGAGGAATGTGAGAATATAGTAAGAAAGGGATGGGAAAAGGAAGACATCCAAGGTTGCGTATGGAAAGGAATAACAAGAAGAATGGAAAACTGCAAAGAGGAGTTGACAAATTGGAGCAAGAAGACACTAAAGCGAGCAGATAAAGAAATATGCAAATTGAAGGAGGAATTAAAGAAGCTACAGGACTCGGATTTATCACAAGAGAAGCAGGAGAGAATACAGCAAATAAAAGAGAAGATAGCTGCTCTATGGAAACAGGAAGAAAAGTATTGGGGACAAAGAGCTAGGTTGAAATGGCTAAAATGGGGAGACAAGAACACATCATTTTTTCATGCCACAACTATTCAAAGAAGAGGAAGGAATCGAATTGACAAACTCAGAAATGAGGCAGGGTTATGGATAGAGGACAGGgaaagaatcatgaaacacaTCGAGGAACAATTTGAGGGGCTGTTTACTTCCAATAACACAAGAAATTGTGaatcaatattaaataaaattccaGCGAGAGTTTCGGAAGACATGAACAGAGTGCTGATCTCAGAGGTCTC
Coding sequences within it:
- the LOC112802823 gene encoding uncharacterized protein isoform X1, which translates into the protein MLQFARKVSASAAFVTAWARRFPFLGVQVNPFSAIAPVPVSFLNAASTLAFSQFEGGGLHFTRLLSRASHSSSTQLFCSSFLLLMPAFLASFSIDLSPAVVSSGPYLGISGFTGLISTIADSACALQSSMVHLHMLS